A window from Zavarzinia compransoris encodes these proteins:
- the rlmN gene encoding 23S rRNA (adenine(2503)-C(2))-methyltransferase RlmN, translating into MTTDTPAPILPADGAKLNLIGLDREGLGRVLDELGQGGKPRRMRIQQLWHWLYNRGAKSFDEMTSISKDLRAALVERTTVERAAVTKSLLSVDGTRKWLVKWPDGQEVESVFIPDDDRGTLCVSSQVGCTLTCRFCHTGTQTLVRNLGPAEIVQQVMIARDALGEWPSPSDGRLLSNIVMMGMGEPLYNFDNVAAGLKIVMDNEGISLSRRRITLSTAGVVPMMKRAGEELGVNLAVSLHAVNDEIRDRIVPLNKKYPIRDLMQACRDYPGLNNARRITFEYVMLRDVNDSPADARALVQLIKGIPAKVNLIPFNPWPGAPFERSTAEAIKTFSQIVFDAGYASPVRTPRGEDIMAACGQLKSDSVRQRKADLLRQQVDAAFAAKDAAAVA; encoded by the coding sequence ATGACCACCGACACGCCCGCCCCGATCCTGCCCGCCGACGGCGCGAAGCTGAATCTGATCGGCCTCGACCGCGAGGGCCTGGGCCGCGTGCTCGACGAGCTCGGCCAGGGCGGCAAGCCGCGCCGCATGCGCATCCAGCAGCTCTGGCACTGGCTCTACAACCGCGGCGCCAAGTCCTTCGACGAGATGACCTCGATCTCCAAGGACCTGCGCGCCGCCCTGGTGGAACGCACGACGGTCGAACGGGCGGCGGTGACCAAGTCCCTCCTCTCGGTCGACGGCACCCGCAAGTGGCTGGTCAAATGGCCCGACGGCCAGGAGGTCGAAAGCGTCTTCATCCCCGACGACGACCGGGGCACGCTGTGCGTCTCCTCCCAGGTCGGCTGCACCCTGACCTGCCGCTTCTGCCACACCGGCACCCAGACCCTGGTGCGCAACCTCGGCCCGGCCGAGATCGTCCAGCAGGTGATGATCGCCCGCGACGCCCTCGGCGAATGGCCCTCGCCCAGCGACGGCCGGCTGCTGTCCAACATCGTCATGATGGGCATGGGCGAGCCGCTCTATAATTTCGACAATGTCGCCGCCGGCCTGAAGATCGTCATGGACAACGAGGGGATCTCGCTGTCGCGGCGGCGGATCACGCTCTCGACCGCCGGCGTCGTCCCCATGATGAAGCGCGCGGGCGAGGAACTGGGCGTCAACCTCGCGGTTTCCCTGCATGCGGTGAACGACGAGATCCGCGACCGCATCGTGCCCCTGAACAAGAAATATCCGATCCGGGACCTGATGCAGGCCTGCCGCGACTATCCGGGCCTGAACAATGCCCGGCGCATCACCTTCGAGTATGTGATGCTGCGCGACGTCAACGACAGCCCGGCCGATGCCCGCGCCCTGGTCCAGCTGATCAAGGGCATCCCGGCCAAGGTCAACCTGATCCCCTTCAACCCCTGGCCCGGCGCCCCCTTCGAGCGCTCGACGGCCGAGGCGATCAAGACTTTCTCCCAGATCGTCTTCGATGCCGGCTATGCCAGCCCGGTGCGCACCCCGCGCGGCGAGGACATCATGGCCGCCTGCGGCCAGCTGAAATCCGATTCCGTGCGCCAGCGGAAAGCCGACCTCCTGCGCCAGCAGGTCGACGCCGCCTTCGCCGCCAAGGATGCCGCCGCCGTCGCCTGA
- a CDS encoding invasion associated locus B family protein — MTAVGMAAAPAQAEDTPLIGDFGAWQAFKTKQGGKDVCFVSSKPTKSEPAGAKRGEIFILISFFQDGSVKNQVQIPVGYPFKTGSTAQIAIGGKKFDLFTDGENAWARTTEADNDIVAALRKGSSAVVTGESQRGTKTTDTYSLKGISAALDAVMKACKV, encoded by the coding sequence ATGACCGCCGTCGGCATGGCGGCCGCACCGGCCCAGGCGGAGGATACCCCGCTGATCGGCGACTTCGGTGCCTGGCAGGCCTTCAAGACCAAGCAGGGCGGCAAGGACGTCTGCTTCGTCTCGTCGAAGCCGACGAAATCGGAACCCGCCGGCGCCAAGCGCGGCGAGATCTTCATCCTGATCTCCTTCTTCCAGGACGGCAGCGTGAAGAATCAGGTCCAGATCCCGGTCGGCTATCCGTTCAAGACCGGCTCGACCGCGCAGATCGCCATCGGCGGCAAGAAGTTCGACCTCTTCACCGACGGCGAGAATGCCTGGGCCCGCACCACCGAGGCCGACAACGACATCGTCGCGGCGCTGCGCAAGGGCTCGAGCGCGGTCGTCACCGGCGAATCGCAGCGCGGCACCAAGACCACCGACACCTACAGCCTGAAAGGCATTTCCGCCGCCCTGGATGCGGTGATGAAAGCCTGCAAGGTCTGA
- a CDS encoding sigma-70 family RNA polymerase sigma factor, giving the protein MDSSDLDREALADLVEAVAQRGDKAAFARLFAYLAPRLKAFLLRLGTTNAAAEELVQEVMLTVWRKAASFDRRQSSATTWTFTIARNRRIDLIRRESKPGLDAGDPALVPAAPVPADVAVDENRRDETLRTAIAGLPPEQADLLKLAFYEGKSHAEIAAVRNLPLGTVKSRLRLAFNRLRSVMEPYL; this is encoded by the coding sequence ATGGATAGTTCGGACCTCGATCGCGAAGCCCTGGCCGACCTTGTCGAGGCCGTCGCCCAAAGGGGCGACAAGGCAGCATTCGCGCGGCTTTTCGCCTATCTGGCGCCCCGGCTCAAGGCTTTTCTGCTCCGCCTCGGCACGACCAATGCGGCGGCGGAGGAATTGGTGCAGGAGGTCATGCTGACAGTCTGGCGCAAGGCCGCCAGTTTCGACCGGCGCCAGTCCTCGGCCACGACCTGGACCTTCACCATCGCCCGCAACCGCCGAATCGATCTGATCCGGCGCGAGTCGAAGCCCGGTCTCGATGCCGGGGACCCGGCCCTGGTGCCGGCGGCGCCGGTCCCGGCCGATGTCGCCGTCGACGAAAACCGGCGCGACGAGACCCTGCGCACGGCCATCGCCGGACTGCCGCCGGAACAGGCCGACCTGCTGAAGCTCGCATTCTACGAGGGAAAATCACATGCCGAGATCGCGGCGGTACGCAATCTCCCCCTCGGTACCGTAAAGTCTAGGCTGAGATTGGCCTTCAACCGGCTCCGCAGCGTCATGGAGCCTTACCTGTGA
- a CDS encoding ChrR family anti-sigma-E factor, with product MSPERIVVIPSHHVPFDWLVERAAGTLAPAAALVVDAHLAFCPACRAALALCEQVGGALLDAVPPAPVAADAFDRLMARIEREPARSPGPDAPPPAAFGDPVLDRMPGLLHPLGAKALAGRGWRSLVPGVKVLHLDVPVVPGGSAQLIRVAGGRGVPRHTHRGNEYTLVLAGAFNDAGGRFAAGDVQVTTPSVKHKPIAEPGEICMVLAVTDAPLRLTGVLGMIQRGLGY from the coding sequence GTGAGCCCGGAACGCATCGTGGTCATCCCGTCCCATCATGTGCCGTTCGACTGGCTGGTGGAGCGTGCCGCCGGCACGCTGGCGCCGGCCGCGGCCCTGGTCGTCGATGCCCATCTCGCCTTCTGCCCGGCCTGCCGCGCGGCCTTGGCCCTGTGCGAACAGGTGGGGGGCGCCCTGCTCGATGCGGTGCCGCCGGCGCCGGTGGCGGCCGATGCCTTCGACCGCCTGATGGCGCGGATCGAGCGCGAGCCCGCCCGGTCGCCGGGGCCGGATGCACCGCCCCCGGCGGCATTCGGCGATCCCGTGCTCGACCGCATGCCGGGTCTCCTGCACCCGCTCGGGGCGAAGGCGCTGGCGGGGCGCGGCTGGCGCAGCCTGGTGCCGGGGGTGAAGGTGCTCCATCTCGATGTCCCGGTCGTGCCCGGCGGCTCGGCCCAGCTGATCCGCGTCGCCGGCGGCCGGGGCGTGCCGCGCCACACCCACCGGGGCAATGAATATACCCTCGTCCTGGCCGGGGCCTTCAACGATGCCGGCGGCCGTTTCGCGGCCGGCGACGTCCAGGTCACCACCCCCAGCGTGAAGCACAAGCCGATCGCGGAACCGGGCGAGATCTGCATGGTGCTGGCGGTGACCGATGCGCCGCTGCGCCTGACCGGCGTGCTGGGCATGATCCAGCGCGGCCTCGGCTATTGA
- a CDS encoding argininosuccinate synthase codes for MARDVKKVVLAYSGGLDTSVILKWLQETYGCEVVTFTADLGQGEELEPARKKAEMFGVKEIFIEDLREEFVRDYVFPMFRANALYEGVYLLGTSIARPLIAKRQIEIAKQVGADAVAHGATGKGNDQVRFELSYYALEPGIRVIAPWREWDLTSRTRLIDFAEKHQIPIARDKRGEAPFSVDANLLHTSSEGKALEDPWTEPEEFVYSRTLSPEAAPDKPTYIEIEFEKGDATAIDGEKLSPAALLARLNDLGGANGIGRLDLVENRFVGMKSRGVYETPGGTILHAAHRGIESITLDRGASHLKDELMPRYAELIYNGFWFSPEREMLQALIDKSQDHVSGTVRLKLYKGSVRVVGRKSPNTLYSLSHVTFEEDAVYDQHDAEGFIKLNALRLKLLARRGMNG; via the coding sequence ATGGCGCGCGACGTGAAGAAGGTCGTGCTCGCCTATTCTGGCGGGCTCGACACCTCGGTTATTCTCAAGTGGTTGCAGGAAACCTATGGCTGCGAAGTGGTGACCTTCACCGCCGACCTCGGCCAGGGCGAGGAGCTGGAACCGGCGCGCAAGAAGGCCGAAATGTTCGGCGTGAAGGAAATCTTCATCGAGGACCTGCGCGAGGAATTCGTGCGCGACTACGTCTTCCCGATGTTCCGCGCCAATGCCCTTTACGAGGGGGTCTACCTGCTCGGCACCTCGATCGCCCGGCCGCTGATCGCCAAGCGCCAGATCGAGATCGCCAAACAGGTGGGCGCCGATGCGGTGGCCCATGGCGCGACCGGCAAGGGCAACGACCAGGTCCGCTTCGAACTGTCCTACTATGCGCTCGAACCCGGCATCCGGGTGATCGCGCCCTGGCGCGAATGGGACCTGACCTCGCGCACCCGGCTGATCGATTTCGCCGAGAAGCACCAGATTCCGATCGCCCGGGACAAGCGCGGCGAAGCGCCCTTCTCGGTCGACGCCAACCTGCTGCACACCTCGTCCGAGGGCAAGGCGCTGGAGGATCCCTGGACCGAGCCCGAGGAATTCGTCTATTCCCGCACCCTCTCGCCCGAGGCCGCGCCCGACAAGCCGACCTATATCGAGATCGAGTTCGAGAAGGGTGACGCCACCGCCATCGATGGCGAGAAACTGTCGCCGGCCGCCCTGCTCGCCCGCCTGAACGACCTCGGCGGCGCCAACGGCATCGGCCGCCTCGACCTGGTCGAGAACCGTTTCGTCGGCATGAAGTCGCGCGGCGTCTACGAGACCCCGGGCGGCACCATCCTGCATGCCGCCCACCGCGGCATCGAATCGATCACCCTCGACCGCGGCGCGTCCCACCTGAAGGACGAGCTGATGCCGCGCTATGCCGAGCTGATCTACAACGGCTTCTGGTTCTCGCCCGAGCGCGAAATGCTCCAGGCCCTGATCGACAAGAGCCAGGACCATGTCTCGGGCACGGTGCGGCTGAAGCTCTACAAGGGTTCGGTCCGCGTCGTCGGCCGCAAGAGCCCGAACACGCTCTACAGCCTCAGCCACGTCACCTTCGAGGAAGACGCGGTCTACGACCAGCACGACGCCGAAGGCTTCATCAAGCTGAACGCGCTGCGCCTGAAGCTGCTCGCCCGCCGCGGCATGAACGGCTGA
- a CDS encoding thioesterase family protein has translation MSASPFHDLKLEKLFPPSKALLVEAAPPRPAVEERRLFIVDEDGGHRPQPLAQGPFDSLHGGVIGGLLANKAEALAAEHGLGTPIAAHIQFLRPIKAEHRLTATAEIAVPGRRLNLVDAFIEADDGLRAEARFTFARDLPAPVPVEQAPAPALIHPDHLPEIVPPLMPPDPWFKDALEWRSDGTTVWMRPRVELGPPGHILPRIIATADWAAGISRPDGWSRPKVMGFPNSAITINLWRRPVGEWIGLTPSSRWNAGGFGLAQGAISDEAGDLGHAVLPVILLPFPERQKSAPTA, from the coding sequence ATGTCCGCATCGCCCTTCCACGACCTGAAGCTCGAGAAATTGTTTCCGCCCAGCAAGGCCCTGCTGGTCGAGGCGGCGCCGCCCCGCCCCGCCGTCGAGGAGCGCCGCCTGTTCATCGTCGACGAGGACGGCGGCCACCGGCCCCAGCCCCTGGCCCAGGGCCCGTTCGACAGCCTGCACGGCGGCGTGATCGGCGGCCTGCTGGCCAACAAGGCGGAGGCGCTGGCGGCCGAGCACGGCCTCGGCACGCCGATCGCCGCCCATATCCAGTTCCTGCGCCCGATCAAGGCCGAGCACCGCCTGACCGCGACGGCTGAGATCGCCGTGCCCGGCCGGCGCCTGAACCTCGTCGATGCCTTCATCGAGGCGGACGACGGCCTGCGCGCCGAAGCCCGCTTCACCTTCGCCCGCGACCTGCCGGCACCGGTGCCGGTGGAACAGGCCCCCGCCCCGGCGCTGATCCATCCCGATCACCTGCCCGAAATCGTGCCGCCGCTGATGCCGCCCGATCCCTGGTTCAAGGATGCGCTGGAATGGCGCAGCGACGGCACCACGGTGTGGATGCGGCCGCGCGTCGAGCTGGGGCCCCCGGGCCATATCCTGCCGCGGATCATCGCCACCGCCGATTGGGCCGCCGGCATTTCCCGCCCCGACGGCTGGAGCCGGCCCAAGGTCATGGGCTTTCCCAATTCCGCCATCACCATCAACCTGTGGCGCCGCCCGGTCGGGGAGTGGATCGGCCTCACCCCCAGCAGCCGGTGGAATGCCGGCGGCTTCGGCCTTGCCCAGGGCGCGATCTCGGACGAGGCGGGCGATCTCGGCCATGCCGTGCTGCCGGTGATCCTGCTTCCCTTCCCTGAAAGGCAGAAATCCGCCCCCACGGCTTGA
- a CDS encoding winged helix-turn-helix transcriptional regulator gives MTSRPDHRQDPLSRNCSLARALDIVGEWWSLLVVRETFFGAHRFQDYVDQLGIARNILSARLKRLTGAGVLSRTEGEGGSVEYRLTAKGEALMPVLVALLQWGDAHANPDLPPVVLVDRLKGQPIAPLTLRAADGRDLGPRDIRALPGPGADERLRERLAPRRMTRVADGA, from the coding sequence ATGACCAGCCGCCCGGACCATCGGCAGGATCCCCTGTCCCGCAATTGCTCGCTCGCCCGCGCGCTCGATATCGTCGGCGAGTGGTGGAGCCTGCTGGTGGTGCGCGAAACCTTCTTCGGCGCCCATCGCTTCCAGGATTATGTCGATCAGCTTGGGATCGCGCGGAACATCCTGTCGGCGCGGCTGAAGCGGTTGACCGGGGCCGGCGTGCTGTCGCGCACCGAGGGCGAGGGCGGCTCGGTCGAATACCGGCTGACGGCGAAGGGCGAGGCGCTGATGCCGGTGCTGGTCGCCCTGCTGCAATGGGGCGATGCCCATGCCAACCCGGATCTGCCGCCGGTGGTGCTGGTCGACCGCCTGAAAGGCCAGCCGATCGCGCCCCTGACGCTCAGGGCGGCCGACGGCCGGGACCTGGGGCCCCGGGACATCCGCGCCCTGCCGGGGCCGGGCGCGGACGAGCGCCTGCGCGAACGGCTGGCCCCGCGCCGGATGACGCGGGTCGCCGACGGCGCCTGA
- a CDS encoding NADPH:quinone oxidoreductase family protein has translation MVKVLHCKAYGPPEALVLEDVAPAALGRGEVRVRLHAAGVNFPDVLIIQGKYQFKPEMPFAPGGEAAGVVTEVGERVEGFKPGDKVIVMTGWGAFAEELVVTPDRLAPLPPSMPFEEGAAFLMTYATSHHALKQRARLQPGESLLVLGAAGGVGLAAVELGKAMGARVIAGVSTDEKAALARAHGADEVIVYSREGIRDRLKALAPQGVDVVYDPVGGDYSEQALRSIAWKGRFLVVGFASGPIPSIPLNLALLKGCEIVGVFWGAFTAREPDLHRANVAELVGLYEAGKIRPLVSKTYPLAEGGQAIRDMMERKVTGKTVVTM, from the coding sequence GTGGTGAAGGTTCTGCACTGCAAGGCCTATGGCCCGCCCGAAGCCCTGGTGCTGGAGGACGTGGCGCCGGCCGCCCTCGGCCGGGGCGAGGTGCGGGTGCGCCTGCATGCCGCCGGGGTCAATTTCCCCGATGTCCTGATCATCCAGGGCAAATACCAGTTCAAGCCGGAGATGCCCTTCGCCCCCGGCGGCGAGGCGGCCGGCGTGGTGACCGAGGTCGGCGAGCGGGTCGAGGGCTTCAAGCCCGGCGACAAGGTCATCGTCATGACCGGCTGGGGCGCCTTCGCCGAGGAACTGGTGGTGACGCCGGACCGCCTCGCCCCCCTGCCGCCGTCGATGCCCTTCGAGGAGGGCGCGGCCTTCCTCATGACCTATGCCACCTCGCATCATGCCCTGAAGCAGCGCGCCCGCCTGCAGCCGGGCGAGAGCCTGCTGGTGCTGGGCGCCGCCGGCGGCGTCGGCCTGGCCGCGGTCGAACTGGGCAAGGCCATGGGCGCGCGGGTGATCGCCGGCGTCTCGACCGACGAGAAGGCGGCCCTGGCCCGCGCGCACGGCGCCGACGAGGTCATCGTCTACAGCCGCGAGGGCATCCGCGACCGGCTGAAGGCATTGGCGCCCCAGGGCGTCGACGTCGTCTACGACCCGGTCGGCGGCGATTATTCCGAACAGGCGCTGCGCTCGATCGCCTGGAAGGGCCGCTTCCTGGTGGTCGGCTTCGCCTCCGGCCCGATCCCGTCGATCCCGCTCAATCTCGCCCTGCTCAAGGGCTGCGAGATCGTCGGCGTGTTCTGGGGCGCCTTCACCGCGCGCGAACCGGACCTGCACCGCGCCAATGTCGCCGAACTGGTCGGGCTTTACGAGGCGGGCAAGATCCGCCCGCTGGTCAGCAAGACCTATCCCCTGGCCGAGGGCGGCCAGGCGATCCGCGACATGATGGAGCGCAAGGTCACCGGCAAGACCGTCGTCACCATGTAA
- a CDS encoding asparaginase — protein MSAANPVLVEVLRGGIVESRHRGAYAVVDGDGRLAAAAGDIERPVFPRSSMKILQAVPLVESGAADRFACTAAELALACASHNGEEAHVATAAGLLARLGLGEGDLACGAHAPSHGPAAKALAARGEAPCRLHNNCSGKHAGFLTVARHLGAPVAGYEQRRHPVQQAVFEAVAGLAGQAADLPYGIDGCAAPNPALPLHGLALAMARIAAPAGLAPGRAAAVTRLRQAMAAHPFLVAGSGRACTRLMQAARPGTVVKVGAEGVFIAIAPDPGLGFALKIDDGGTRAAEVLIARLLDRFGLIRDDARATVADLLTTPLANWGGTPVGEIRIAPDWT, from the coding sequence GTGAGCGCCGCCAACCCCGTCCTGGTCGAGGTGCTGCGCGGCGGCATCGTCGAAAGCCGGCATCGCGGCGCCTATGCGGTCGTCGACGGGGACGGCCGGCTGGCCGCCGCCGCGGGCGACATCGAGCGCCCGGTGTTCCCCCGCTCGTCGATGAAGATCCTCCAGGCCGTGCCCCTGGTCGAGAGTGGCGCCGCCGACCGTTTCGCCTGCACCGCGGCCGAACTCGCGCTCGCCTGCGCCAGTCACAACGGCGAGGAGGCCCATGTCGCGACCGCCGCCGGCCTGCTGGCCCGCCTCGGCCTCGGCGAGGGCGACCTCGCCTGCGGCGCCCATGCCCCGAGCCATGGCCCGGCGGCAAAGGCGCTGGCCGCCCGGGGCGAGGCGCCCTGCCGGCTGCACAACAATTGCTCGGGCAAGCATGCGGGCTTCCTGACCGTGGCCCGCCACCTGGGCGCCCCCGTCGCCGGCTACGAGCAGCGCCGCCACCCGGTGCAGCAGGCGGTGTTCGAGGCGGTCGCCGGCCTCGCCGGCCAGGCGGCCGATCTGCCCTATGGCATCGACGGCTGCGCCGCGCCCAATCCCGCCCTGCCGCTGCACGGCCTTGCCCTGGCCATGGCGCGGATCGCGGCGCCGGCCGGCCTTGCCCCCGGCCGCGCCGCCGCCGTCACAAGGCTGCGCCAGGCCATGGCCGCGCATCCGTTCCTGGTCGCGGGCAGCGGGCGCGCCTGCACCCGCCTGATGCAGGCCGCCCGGCCCGGCACCGTGGTGAAAGTGGGGGCGGAAGGGGTCTTCATCGCCATCGCCCCCGACCCGGGCCTCGGCTTCGCCCTGAAGATCGACGACGGCGGCACCCGGGCGGCGGAGGTGCTGATCGCCCGCCTGCTCGACCGCTTCGGCCTGATCCGCGACGACGCCCGGGCGACGGTCGCCGACCTCCTGACCACGCCGCTGGCCAATTGGGGCGGCACCCCGGTCGGCGAGATCCGCATCGCGCCCGATTGGACTTGA
- a CDS encoding SH3 domain-containing protein yields MPLARLLALSGLICLALAPLPGGVRAQDGTAAPAAELPPDGAGTEGEAGRRLPRFASLGSSEINVRTGPGSQYPITWKYVRSGLPVEIVAEFEYWRKIRDHDGSVGWVHKSLLSGKRFASVEGAIRVLYADAADDSRPVLRLEPGVLVRLERCKGAWCRATVEGKRGWLMRDWLWGVYPDEVLD; encoded by the coding sequence ATGCCCCTCGCCCGCCTGCTCGCCCTGTCCGGCCTGATCTGCCTTGCCCTGGCGCCCCTGCCCGGGGGGGTACGGGCCCAGGACGGCACCGCCGCCCCGGCGGCCGAACTGCCGCCCGACGGCGCCGGCACCGAGGGCGAGGCCGGCCGCCGCCTGCCGCGCTTCGCCTCGCTCGGCTCGAGCGAGATCAACGTGCGCACCGGGCCGGGCTCGCAGTATCCGATCACCTGGAAATATGTCCGTTCCGGCCTGCCGGTCGAGATCGTCGCCGAGTTCGAATATTGGCGGAAGATCCGCGATCACGACGGCTCGGTCGGCTGGGTGCACAAGAGCCTGCTGTCGGGCAAGCGCTTCGCCTCGGTCGAGGGCGCGATCCGCGTCCTCTATGCCGATGCCGCCGACGACAGCCGGCCGGTGCTGCGCCTCGAACCCGGCGTCCTGGTCCGGCTGGAGCGCTGCAAGGGCGCCTGGTGCCGGGCGACGGTCGAGGGCAAGCGCGGCTGGCTGATGCGCGACTGGCTGTGGGGCGTCTATCCGGACGAAGTGCTGGACTGA
- a CDS encoding 2-hydroxyacid dehydrogenase: MPVKKPLVIVTRKLPEAIETRMMELFNTRLSTDDHPMSQAELIEAVKAADVLVPTVTDRIDGRILAHANPNLRLIANFGTGVDHIDLAAARQRGITVTNTPGVLTEDTADMTIALILATSRRLAEGERVIRTSEWGGWSPTWMLGRRIWGKRLGIIGMGRIGTAVARRARAFGMSIHYHNRNRVAEELETELEATYWESLDQMLARMDIISVNCPHTPATYHLLSARRLKLLQKQSILVNTARGEVIDENALTRMLVAGEIAGAGLDVFEHEPAVNPKLVALDNVVLLPHMGSATIEGRLDMGEKVIINIKTFADGHRPPDRVIEGLL; the protein is encoded by the coding sequence ATGCCAGTCAAGAAGCCGCTCGTGATCGTCACGCGTAAGCTGCCTGAAGCGATCGAGACGCGGATGATGGAACTGTTCAACACCCGGCTCAGCACGGACGACCATCCGATGAGCCAGGCCGAACTGATCGAGGCGGTGAAGGCCGCCGATGTCCTGGTCCCGACCGTGACCGACCGGATCGACGGTCGCATTCTCGCCCATGCCAATCCCAATCTCCGCCTGATCGCCAATTTCGGCACCGGCGTCGACCATATCGACCTCGCCGCCGCCCGCCAGCGCGGCATCACCGTGACCAATACCCCGGGCGTCCTGACCGAAGACACGGCGGACATGACCATCGCCCTGATCCTCGCCACCTCGCGCCGCCTGGCCGAGGGCGAGCGGGTGATCCGCACCAGCGAATGGGGCGGCTGGTCGCCGACCTGGATGCTGGGGCGGCGGATCTGGGGCAAGCGCCTCGGCATCATCGGCATGGGCCGCATCGGCACGGCGGTGGCGCGCCGGGCGCGGGCCTTCGGCATGTCCATCCACTACCACAACCGCAACCGGGTGGCGGAGGAACTGGAGACGGAACTCGAGGCGACCTATTGGGAAAGCCTGGACCAGATGCTGGCCCGCATGGACATCATCTCGGTCAACTGCCCCCATACGCCCGCGACCTATCACCTGCTCTCGGCCCGGCGGCTCAAGCTGCTGCAGAAGCAGTCGATCCTGGTCAATACCGCCCGCGGCGAAGTGATCGACGAGAATGCGCTGACCCGCATGCTGGTCGCCGGCGAGATCGCCGGCGCCGGCCTCGACGTCTTTGAGCACGAACCGGCGGTGAACCCCAAGCTGGTCGCCCTCGACAATGTCGTGCTGCTGCCGCACATGGGCTCCGCCACCATCGAGGGCCGCCTCGACATGGGCGAGAAGGTGATCATCAACATCAAGACCTTCGCCGACGGCCACCGGCCGCCGGACCGCGTGATCGAAGGCCTGCTCTGA
- the thpR gene encoding RNA 2',3'-cyclic phosphodiesterase, with protein MVRLFVALPLPLAQRRILALAAGGVPGARWTPLENYHVTLRFIGEVDERRADDIVSALDTVHADAFTLGIGGVGTFDSRRDARLLYARVLPVPALLDLEGRIGAALARVPGLDLEPRRFVPHVTLARLRQVDMGRLGAFIEGNGLLATPDWRVDHFALYSSDTGGDHSVYTLEERFDLDDDAGGDDHDGWADDGGED; from the coding sequence ATGGTCCGCCTTTTCGTCGCCCTGCCCCTGCCCTTGGCCCAGCGCCGGATCCTGGCGCTGGCCGCCGGCGGCGTGCCGGGCGCACGCTGGACGCCCCTCGAGAATTACCACGTCACCCTTCGCTTCATCGGCGAGGTCGACGAGCGCCGGGCGGACGATATCGTCTCCGCCCTCGACACCGTCCATGCCGATGCCTTCACCCTCGGCATCGGCGGGGTCGGCACCTTCGACAGCCGGCGCGACGCCCGCCTGCTCTATGCCCGGGTCCTGCCGGTGCCCGCCCTGCTCGACCTCGAGGGGCGGATCGGCGCGGCGCTGGCCCGGGTGCCGGGCCTCGACCTCGAGCCGCGGCGCTTCGTCCCCCATGTCACGCTGGCCCGGCTGAGGCAGGTCGACATGGGCCGGCTCGGCGCCTTCATCGAGGGCAACGGCCTGCTGGCGACGCCCGACTGGCGGGTCGATCACTTCGCCCTTTATTCCAGCGACACCGGCGGCGACCATTCGGTCTATACGCTGGAGGAACGCTTCGACCTCGACGACGATGCCGGCGGGGATGACCACGACGGCTGGGCCGACGACGGCGGGGAGGATTGA
- the cobB gene encoding Sir2 family NAD+-dependent deacetylase: MGFRRLVILTGAGISAESGLGTFRDKDGLWTRYNLEDVATPQGFARDPAFVHEFYNARRRGLREAQPHAAHQALARLEAAAPTGSVLLVTQNVDDLHERAGSRNLIHMHGELTKVRCDACETVAEHRDDLSTGSVCGHCGGAGFMRPHIVWFGEMPMMMDEIYAALDACDLFVSIGTSGTVYPAAGFVEHVRRRRRAHTVELNLDPSEGHSLFAERRYGAASAIVPEFVDRLLAEGI, translated from the coding sequence ATGGGCTTCAGGCGGCTGGTGATCCTGACCGGGGCGGGGATTTCCGCCGAATCCGGCCTCGGCACCTTCAGGGACAAGGACGGTCTCTGGACCCGCTATAACCTTGAGGATGTGGCGACGCCCCAGGGTTTCGCCCGCGATCCCGCCTTCGTCCATGAATTCTACAATGCCCGGCGCCGGGGCTTGCGGGAGGCGCAGCCCCATGCGGCGCATCAGGCGCTGGCCCGGCTGGAAGCCGCCGCCCCCACGGGGTCGGTCCTGCTCGTCACCCAGAACGTCGACGACCTGCACGAGCGGGCGGGCAGCCGGAACCTCATCCACATGCATGGCGAATTGACCAAGGTGCGCTGCGATGCCTGCGAGACCGTGGCCGAGCACCGCGACGACCTCTCGACCGGCTCCGTCTGCGGCCATTGCGGCGGCGCCGGTTTCATGCGCCCCCATATCGTCTGGTTCGGGGAAATGCCCATGATGATGGACGAGATCTACGCGGCGCTCGATGCCTGCGATCTCTTCGTCTCGATCGGCACCTCGGGCACGGTCTATCCGGCGGCGGGCTTCGTCGAGCACGTCCGGCGCCGGCGCCGGGCCCATACGGTCGAACTGAACCTCGACCCGTCCGAGGGCCATTCGCTGTTCGCCGAACGGCGCTATGGCGCCGCCAGCGCCATCGTGCCTGAATTCGTCGACCGCTTGCTGGCCGAAGGCATCTGA